The following proteins are encoded in a genomic region of Reichenbachiella sp.:
- a CDS encoding response regulator transcription factor, whose product MSTKILLVDDHKIMRDGIKAIITESSDYHVVSEASDGVEALNYLSEHSVDIVVIDINMPNLDGVACTKAIKEKNIDTKVLAMSMYVDEQHIVNMLQAGANGYISKDAGRKVLLEALDAINNGEAYHGKEITKVIMSEFSKTKEEKMKENPIDFLTARELDVLKLIVEEKSNYEIADELHISIRTVDAHRRNLLQKTGVKNAVGLTKFALKHGIERM is encoded by the coding sequence ATGAGTACTAAAATTTTATTAGTGGATGATCATAAGATCATGAGAGATGGTATCAAAGCCATAATTACAGAATCATCCGATTATCATGTAGTTTCAGAAGCATCAGACGGGGTGGAAGCTCTCAACTATTTATCAGAGCATTCAGTGGATATTGTTGTGATAGATATCAATATGCCAAATCTCGATGGAGTTGCCTGTACCAAGGCCATTAAAGAAAAAAATATTGACACCAAGGTGTTGGCCATGAGTATGTATGTCGACGAACAGCACATCGTAAATATGCTGCAGGCAGGTGCCAATGGATATATCTCTAAAGATGCAGGAAGAAAGGTGTTATTGGAAGCCCTGGATGCCATAAACAATGGGGAGGCGTATCACGGTAAAGAAATTACAAAAGTGATTATGTCTGAATTCTCTAAGACAAAAGAAGAAAAAATGAAGGAAAACCCTATCGACTTCTTAACCGCAAGAGAATTGGATGTTCTAAAATTAATTGTAGAAGAAAAATCTAATTATGAAATAGCTGATGAACTTCACATCAGCATTCGTACAGTGGATGCCCATCGTAGAAACCTACTACAAAAGACAGGAGTTAAAAATGCAGTTGGTCTAACCAAATTTGCCTTAAAACATGGAATAGAGCGCATGTAG
- a CDS encoding histidine kinase encodes MSGSIDLIYDKTLKVISDLLHVKNAAILSVGESELTIERLLSKGKVSNEGQSIYNEKLYGEVSSITEPTLKPSNVFRDTRLINIVPGTDYYVFPCLDSHSKVIALIILPVLKLEDFSIENYSLVHVVGQRLSVELEKSRVIKERESLSEFNASVLESLDEVTWDYSVAKKRILWFGAVYKVFGYQKEEMGNSPNFFLDRIHPSDRVSLEDRLMMNKQPNEKFTIDFQFKNTNEDYYWLRIEGVLHATADGIAERVIGVVKNVHKEKMAELLRIRAMIKAKDSERKRIASEIHDSLGQTLSVARLELDTLLELNKGADFEDRVKSVSDLVAGAIQESRTISHDLMPPALVDYGLIPALETMISQVDRSSDVKFIFFHNDIDERFEEEFETNIYRICQEGVNNILKHAQAKTATIQVIRHPDYVYISIEDDGVGFKKISDIKGGAGLGLKNMANRVAYLGGKIDFESNKGSIITIEISI; translated from the coding sequence GTGAGCGGTAGCATAGATCTTATATACGACAAGACTTTGAAGGTCATCAGTGATTTACTTCATGTGAAAAATGCTGCGATCCTAAGTGTTGGAGAATCAGAACTAACAATAGAGCGTCTTTTGTCTAAGGGAAAAGTTTCCAATGAAGGTCAGTCGATATATAATGAGAAATTATACGGTGAAGTATCATCTATTACGGAACCTACGCTTAAACCCTCCAATGTCTTCCGAGATACAAGGTTGATTAATATTGTTCCTGGCACTGATTACTATGTATTTCCATGTTTGGATAGCCATTCAAAGGTGATTGCATTGATTATACTGCCTGTACTAAAATTGGAGGATTTTAGTATAGAAAACTATTCTTTGGTTCATGTGGTCGGCCAACGATTGTCGGTTGAACTCGAGAAAAGTAGAGTGATTAAAGAGCGAGAAAGTTTAAGTGAATTCAATGCATCTGTACTAGAATCATTGGATGAAGTTACGTGGGATTATTCGGTAGCTAAGAAAAGAATTTTATGGTTTGGTGCGGTTTATAAAGTATTTGGCTATCAGAAAGAAGAAATGGGGAATAGTCCAAATTTTTTTCTGGATAGAATTCACCCATCGGACAGGGTAAGTTTGGAGGATAGACTGATGATGAATAAACAACCGAATGAAAAGTTTACCATTGATTTTCAGTTTAAGAATACCAATGAAGATTATTATTGGTTGAGAATTGAAGGTGTACTTCATGCGACTGCTGATGGAATAGCGGAGAGAGTTATTGGTGTAGTAAAAAATGTGCATAAGGAGAAAATGGCAGAGCTTTTAAGAATCAGAGCTATGATTAAAGCTAAAGACAGTGAACGAAAAAGAATTGCTTCTGAAATACATGATAGTTTAGGGCAAACACTTTCAGTAGCACGTCTGGAGCTTGATACACTTTTGGAGTTAAATAAGGGCGCCGATTTTGAGGACAGAGTCAAGAGTGTTTCTGATTTGGTGGCTGGGGCTATTCAGGAGAGTAGGACTATTTCTCATGATCTCATGCCACCTGCGCTCGTCGATTACGGTTTGATTCCTGCTCTCGAAACAATGATCAGTCAGGTGGACCGGTCATCAGATGTGAAATTCATTTTTTTTCACAATGATATTGATGAACGTTTTGAAGAGGAATTCGAAACTAATATTTATAGAATTTGTCAGGAAGGCGTAAACAATATTCTAAAGCATGCTCAAGCCAAAACAGCTACTATACAGGTTATTAGACATCCTGATTATGTTTACATTAGTATAGAAGATGATGGTGTTGGTTTTAAAAAAATCAGTGATATTAAAGGAGGGGCTGGTTTAGGGCTAAAAAATATGGCCAACCGGGTGGCATACCTAGGTGGCAAAATTGACTTCGAGTCAAACAAAGGATCAATCATAACCATAGAAATTTCAATCTAA
- the hrpB gene encoding ATP-dependent helicase HrpB, with protein MSFDFKNIDLPIVESVEEIRNNFSTHNTQIVNAPPGAGKSTLLPLTFLDQPLLNGQKIMMLEPRRLAARTVATRMAELLGEKIGQTVGYRIRFENKVSDQTQIEVLTEGILTRMIHSDNSLEGVGVVIFDEFHERSIHADVALALCREAQQVLRPDLKILIMSATLDMPQLSSMLQCPVVKSEGRQYPVDVKYTGDTDMTLLPELTARVITQAVKENEGDVLAFFPGQGEIRKCEEILRGRLKGFAIHPLYGQLPHGKQMAAIMPNRNGKRKVVLATSIAETSLTIEGIKIVVDTGFGRTSKFDPKSGLSRLHTIQISKDSADQRAGRAGRLSAGACYRMWSKATQDRLELHASPEILEVDLSSLALDLAKWGILDPNQLTWLTPPPSGTMQRALASLHELHALTNGRITPHGERMHALPCHPRIAHMLIEAEEQELLSLATDIAALIEERDPMGPEAGIDINERIIVLRRLRSENRLSRKFSRIEKIAESYRRMFDLQEVDNSPVDPYETGLLLAQAYPERIAFARPGNNAQFKLSNGKIAMAGHRDDLAHESWLAIAHMDAREGMGKIFMASPLNPKDLAPMVKSLEVIKWDTKDGGLIANKELRIGSIVLQSVPLPDPDTEHLEQAICDAVKSEGQHLLNWDDDVIQWQNRILSLRRWNPQGHWPDVSQAYLLSTNEEWLKPYLNKIKRPEDLKKINLKEVLHYHLPMDQQSQLDQLAPERIEVPSGSNIKIQYFLDGAPPVLAVRLQELFGLLETPKVNNGSIPLLIHLLSPGFKPVQVTSDLKSFWSDAYFEVRKELKRRYPKHAWPENPLEAKAISGVDHSKKKKP; from the coding sequence TTGTCATTCGATTTTAAAAACATAGACTTACCCATTGTTGAATCTGTAGAGGAGATTCGCAATAATTTCTCAACACATAATACTCAAATAGTAAATGCGCCACCTGGTGCAGGAAAGAGCACTTTGCTACCGCTAACTTTTCTTGACCAACCTTTGTTGAATGGGCAAAAAATAATGATGCTTGAACCCAGGCGATTAGCGGCAAGAACTGTTGCTACTCGAATGGCCGAATTGCTGGGTGAGAAAATTGGACAAACCGTCGGATATCGCATACGATTCGAAAACAAAGTCTCTGATCAAACGCAAATAGAAGTACTCACAGAAGGCATTCTCACTCGCATGATTCATAGCGACAACTCTTTAGAGGGAGTAGGCGTGGTTATATTTGATGAATTTCATGAGCGTAGTATTCATGCCGATGTTGCATTGGCATTGTGTCGGGAAGCTCAACAGGTACTGAGACCTGATTTAAAAATACTCATCATGTCTGCGACACTAGACATGCCACAACTAAGCAGTATGCTACAATGTCCAGTGGTAAAAAGTGAAGGGCGACAATATCCTGTTGATGTAAAATATACTGGCGACACAGACATGACGTTACTTCCTGAATTAACTGCTAGAGTTATCACTCAGGCTGTCAAAGAGAATGAGGGTGACGTGTTAGCCTTCTTTCCTGGTCAAGGAGAAATTAGAAAATGTGAAGAAATACTAAGAGGTAGACTCAAAGGTTTTGCTATTCACCCACTCTACGGCCAACTGCCGCATGGTAAGCAGATGGCAGCCATTATGCCAAACAGAAATGGCAAGCGAAAAGTAGTCCTAGCTACTTCAATCGCTGAAACCAGTTTAACCATAGAAGGAATCAAAATCGTAGTAGACACGGGATTCGGACGAACATCAAAGTTTGACCCAAAATCAGGTCTCTCTCGTTTACATACCATTCAAATATCTAAAGACTCAGCTGATCAGCGTGCCGGCCGAGCCGGACGTTTGAGTGCTGGAGCTTGTTATCGAATGTGGTCCAAAGCAACTCAAGACCGACTGGAACTACATGCCTCCCCTGAAATATTAGAAGTGGATCTTTCGTCTTTGGCTCTAGACTTAGCCAAGTGGGGTATTTTGGATCCAAATCAACTGACTTGGCTCACGCCACCTCCATCAGGCACCATGCAGCGCGCATTAGCTTCATTGCATGAACTACATGCGCTCACCAATGGTCGAATCACTCCCCATGGTGAAAGGATGCATGCACTCCCCTGTCATCCCAGAATAGCTCATATGCTAATCGAGGCCGAAGAACAAGAGCTTTTAAGTCTAGCTACCGATATTGCTGCTCTCATTGAAGAAAGAGATCCCATGGGACCTGAAGCAGGCATTGATATCAACGAAAGAATTATCGTGCTGCGTCGTCTTCGATCGGAAAATAGGCTGAGTAGAAAGTTCAGTAGAATTGAAAAAATTGCCGAATCCTATCGTAGAATGTTTGACCTGCAAGAAGTGGATAATTCTCCAGTCGATCCCTATGAAACTGGCCTTCTATTGGCACAAGCCTACCCTGAGCGAATCGCCTTTGCCAGACCTGGAAACAATGCTCAATTCAAGTTGTCCAATGGCAAAATTGCCATGGCAGGACATCGGGATGATCTCGCACACGAATCCTGGCTGGCCATTGCACACATGGACGCCAGAGAAGGCATGGGGAAAATATTCATGGCATCCCCGCTGAACCCTAAGGATTTGGCTCCAATGGTCAAAAGCTTGGAAGTCATTAAGTGGGATACTAAGGATGGTGGCTTGATTGCGAATAAAGAATTGAGAATTGGTAGTATTGTTCTTCAATCTGTACCCCTACCGGATCCTGATACTGAACATTTAGAACAAGCCATATGTGATGCAGTGAAGTCTGAAGGTCAGCACTTGCTCAACTGGGATGATGATGTGATTCAGTGGCAAAACAGAATACTTAGCCTTAGACGTTGGAATCCACAAGGTCATTGGCCAGATGTTAGCCAAGCGTACTTACTTTCAACAAATGAAGAATGGCTAAAACCCTATTTGAATAAAATCAAAAGGCCTGAAGACTTAAAGAAAATCAACCTTAAAGAAGTACTCCATTATCATCTACCTATGGACCAACAAAGTCAATTGGATCAATTGGCCCCTGAAAGAATTGAAGTGCCTAGTGGATCGAATATCAAAATTCAATATTTCCTTGATGGCGCCCCACCTGTTTTGGCCGTCAGATTGCAAGAACTCTTCGGACTTTTGGAAACACCAAAAGTGAACAACGGCTCTATTCCGTTATTGATTCACTTATTGTCTCCTGGGTTTAAACCTGTGCAAGTCACATCTGACTTGAAGAGCTTTTGGTCAGATGCCTATTTCGAGGTACGTAAAGAATTGAAGAGACGATATCCAAAACATGCCTGGCCTGAGAATCCGTTGGAAGCAAAAGCCATCAGCGGTGTCGATCATTCTAAAAAGAAAAAACCCTGA
- the moeB gene encoding molybdopterin-synthase adenylyltransferase MoeB, whose translation MAEVNFSKEELERYSRHLIIPEFNIEGQRRLKEAKVLVVGTGGLGSPLLLYLTAAGVGNIGILDFDVVDDSNLQRQVLFTVDDVGKPKSEAAKARLEKLNPHVNFTVHNTMLTSENALDIVKDYDVVADGTDNFPTRYLVNDACVILDKVNVYASIFRFEGQVSVFNYKKADGEYGPHYRDLFPTPPPPGLVPSCAEGGVIGVLPGIIGSLQANEVLKVVSGVGDPLAGRLFLFDALSFETRVMKIHKNKNTPAVTELIDYEIFCGIGDKEEEKVVKEITVEELSQWKATKKDFQLIDVREGYEYDIANLEGKLIPLGEISDHVNEIRSDVDVVVHCRSGKRSADAIVELEKLGFKNLYNLKGGILAWAEELDPEMAKY comes from the coding sequence ATGGCAGAAGTGAATTTTTCAAAAGAAGAACTCGAACGGTATAGCCGTCATTTGATTATACCGGAGTTCAATATAGAAGGGCAGAGGCGTCTCAAAGAGGCCAAAGTTCTGGTAGTGGGTACTGGAGGATTGGGAAGTCCCTTGCTCCTTTATCTAACAGCTGCAGGAGTTGGTAATATTGGTATCCTGGATTTTGATGTGGTGGACGATAGCAACTTGCAACGGCAGGTCTTGTTTACTGTTGATGATGTAGGCAAACCCAAGTCAGAGGCAGCGAAAGCTCGTTTAGAGAAGCTAAATCCGCATGTCAATTTCACTGTGCACAACACCATGCTTACTTCTGAGAATGCCTTAGATATTGTTAAGGATTACGATGTGGTGGCAGATGGTACGGATAATTTCCCAACAAGATATTTAGTGAACGATGCTTGTGTGATCTTGGATAAAGTGAATGTGTATGCTTCAATCTTCAGGTTCGAAGGTCAAGTATCTGTGTTCAATTATAAAAAAGCAGATGGTGAGTATGGTCCGCATTATAGAGACCTATTCCCAACTCCACCACCACCAGGATTAGTACCTAGTTGTGCAGAAGGTGGTGTGATAGGTGTGTTACCAGGCATTATCGGATCGTTGCAAGCGAATGAAGTACTGAAGGTAGTGAGCGGTGTTGGCGACCCATTGGCCGGTCGATTGTTTTTGTTTGATGCACTCTCGTTTGAGACACGTGTAATGAAAATTCATAAGAATAAGAACACGCCTGCAGTAACGGAATTGATTGACTATGAAATTTTCTGTGGAATAGGAGACAAAGAAGAAGAGAAAGTAGTCAAAGAAATCACGGTAGAAGAATTGAGTCAATGGAAGGCAACTAAGAAGGATTTTCAGCTCATAGATGTCCGTGAAGGCTATGAATATGACATTGCCAACCTAGAAGGCAAATTGATTCCTTTGGGTGAGATTTCAGACCACGTGAATGAAATCCGTTCTGATGTGGATGTGGTGGTTCATTGTCGTAGTGGCAAGCGAAGTGCTGATGCCATTGTTGAACTCGAGAAATTAGGGTTCAAAAACCTATACAATCTCAAAGGGGGTATTTTGGCTTGGGCCGAAGAATTGGATCCGGAGATGGCCAAGTACTAA
- a CDS encoding MoaD/ThiS family protein — MANIIIPTPLRKFTNNQASVESNGSTVQQSVEDLAKQFPDLNKHIFDGEGKIRQFIRIYVGDEDINALENENTKVDSSSVISIIPAIAGGIQ, encoded by the coding sequence ATGGCAAATATTATTATACCAACACCCTTAAGAAAATTTACAAATAATCAGGCTTCAGTAGAGTCAAACGGATCTACTGTTCAGCAGTCTGTTGAAGATTTGGCTAAGCAGTTTCCTGATTTGAACAAACACATTTTTGATGGGGAAGGCAAGATCCGTCAATTCATCAGAATCTATGTAGGAGACGAAGATATCAATGCTTTGGAAAACGAAAATACCAAGGTAGACAGCAGTTCGGTAATTAGCATTATTCCTGCTATAGCAGGAGGAATCCAATAA
- a CDS encoding M67 family metallopeptidase yields the protein MKKQIQVSEEILKEMHRHALSDFPNECVGFFYGKSEGDIKTVTEYGPLENSKEGDQRRRFEVNPLDYMKAEQYALANQLELLGIYHSHPLHPAIPSEHDLKQAVPFFSYIIASVNETKVEKTTSWQLNEENQFEEELLKSN from the coding sequence ATGAAGAAACAAATTCAAGTATCAGAAGAAATTCTAAAAGAAATGCATCGTCATGCGTTGTCTGATTTCCCTAATGAATGTGTAGGTTTTTTCTACGGCAAATCAGAAGGAGATATTAAAACTGTGACGGAGTATGGACCGTTAGAAAACAGCAAGGAAGGGGATCAACGAAGACGATTTGAGGTGAATCCGTTGGACTACATGAAAGCGGAGCAATATGCTTTAGCGAATCAGTTGGAACTTTTGGGAATTTATCACTCACATCCATTGCATCCAGCGATTCCTTCCGAGCATGACTTGAAGCAAGCGGTACCTTTCTTTTCGTACATCATTGCTTCGGTCAATGAAACAAAAGTTGAAAAGACAACCTCTTGGCAACTGAATGAAGAAAATCAATTTGAAGAAGAATTATTAAAGAGCAATTAA
- a CDS encoding cysteine synthase family protein encodes MVISQESEIVESVLALGNHIGNTPLYELQHISPKKSVRILAKLEWMQFGGSVKARPAYNIIKQAVLNGDLGQGKILLDASSGNTAIAYATIGARLGIPVTICLPENASWERKMLLKGLGVSIVYTSKFGSTDEAQEKALELYQNEPDKYFLADQYGNENNWKAHYDTTSEEIISKVNGSLTHFVTGLGTTGSFTGISKRLKEVNEGITTIALQPDGALHGLEGWKDMETAKVPGIYDPSLADRFMNVDTFDAYETLKLAAKKEGLMISPSAAANLKGALQLAEEIDEGVIVTLFPDNAEKYSEVIKSLF; translated from the coding sequence ATGGTAATCAGTCAAGAATCAGAAATTGTTGAAAGTGTTTTAGCCCTTGGTAATCACATAGGAAACACTCCCTTGTATGAGCTTCAGCACATCTCGCCTAAAAAATCCGTGCGCATTTTAGCCAAATTGGAATGGATGCAGTTCGGTGGTAGTGTGAAAGCAAGACCTGCTTACAATATCATAAAGCAGGCGGTACTCAACGGAGACTTAGGTCAAGGAAAAATACTTTTAGATGCATCAAGTGGTAACACAGCAATAGCATATGCAACTATCGGTGCCAGGCTTGGTATTCCAGTAACTATTTGTTTGCCAGAGAATGCTTCTTGGGAACGAAAAATGCTTTTGAAAGGACTGGGAGTATCGATTGTTTATACTTCTAAATTTGGCTCAACTGACGAAGCACAGGAGAAAGCACTTGAGCTTTACCAAAACGAACCAGATAAATATTTCCTGGCTGATCAATATGGAAACGAAAACAACTGGAAGGCGCACTATGATACCACAAGTGAGGAGATCATTTCAAAAGTAAATGGAAGCCTGACACACTTTGTGACAGGCTTAGGTACTACAGGTTCTTTTACGGGAATAAGTAAAAGACTGAAAGAGGTCAATGAAGGCATTACCACGATTGCTTTGCAGCCAGATGGCGCTTTGCACGGGCTAGAAGGATGGAAAGATATGGAGACGGCCAAGGTGCCTGGAATCTATGATCCATCGTTGGCAGATCGCTTCATGAATGTGGATACTTTCGACGCTTACGAAACTTTAAAATTGGCTGCGAAGAAAGAAGGGTTGATGATCAGCCCGTCAGCAGCAGCAAACCTAAAAGGTGCGTTGCAATTGGCAGAAGAAATAGATGAGGGAGTTATTGTAACCCTTTTCCCTGATAATGCAGAAAAGTATAGTGAAGTGATTAAGTCTTTGTTTTAA
- the lhgO gene encoding L-2-hydroxyglutarate oxidase, with protein sequence MKDVIVIGGGIVGLATAWQVKQQSPNLSITILEKESGPAHHQTGNNSGVIHSGLYYKPGSLKATNCIKGYDLMLDFCRTEGVDFDLCGKVVVATDNHEIPYLETLFERGEQNGLKNMLWLTPEEIKEHEPYVTGVKGIYVPQTGIIDYKEVCKKLESKLLEAGVAIFYNEKVIKVDHQGSSSEVVTNNNEYQAKLIVNCAGLYSDKVAKMTPLKPDLKIVPFRGEYYQLKESSKHLVKNLIYPVPDPNFPFLGVHFTRMMNGGVEAGPNAVLAFAREGYTKLDINVAELLETLAWPGFQKVAMKYWKTGFGEMYRSFSKAAFTKALQKLIPDIRESDLETGGAGVRAQACDRSGGLLDDFHILENDHFVNVCNAPSPAATSSLAIGDEIASRVIKRF encoded by the coding sequence ATGAAAGACGTCATAGTAATAGGAGGAGGGATTGTAGGATTGGCTACTGCCTGGCAGGTCAAACAACAATCACCTAATCTTTCCATAACCATATTAGAGAAGGAGTCCGGTCCTGCCCATCACCAAACGGGCAACAATAGTGGCGTTATACATTCTGGCCTCTATTATAAACCTGGAAGTCTTAAAGCAACCAATTGCATCAAAGGATATGATTTGATGTTAGATTTCTGTCGAACAGAAGGGGTTGATTTCGATCTGTGTGGGAAAGTCGTAGTGGCTACTGACAATCATGAAATACCATATTTGGAGACCTTGTTTGAAAGAGGAGAGCAAAATGGTCTAAAGAATATGCTTTGGCTCACTCCTGAAGAAATCAAAGAGCATGAACCTTACGTCACTGGCGTCAAAGGAATTTATGTGCCACAAACAGGAATCATTGATTACAAAGAGGTATGTAAAAAACTAGAGAGTAAATTGCTCGAAGCAGGTGTTGCTATCTTCTACAACGAAAAGGTCATCAAGGTCGACCATCAGGGTTCATCGAGTGAGGTGGTTACAAATAACAATGAATACCAAGCGAAGTTGATTGTGAACTGCGCTGGGCTCTATTCGGATAAAGTAGCTAAAATGACGCCACTAAAGCCGGATCTCAAGATTGTACCTTTTCGCGGCGAATACTATCAGCTTAAAGAATCAAGTAAACATTTAGTTAAGAATCTTATATATCCAGTTCCTGATCCAAACTTTCCTTTTTTGGGCGTACACTTCACTCGTATGATGAATGGAGGGGTAGAAGCAGGACCCAACGCCGTATTGGCTTTTGCTCGTGAAGGATATACTAAATTGGATATCAATGTTGCTGAATTGCTAGAAACTTTGGCTTGGCCAGGTTTTCAAAAAGTCGCTATGAAATATTGGAAAACTGGCTTTGGAGAGATGTACCGTTCATTTTCTAAAGCAGCTTTTACAAAAGCCTTGCAGAAACTTATTCCTGACATCAGAGAATCTGATTTGGAAACTGGAGGTGCTGGTGTACGCGCTCAGGCCTGTGATCGCTCTGGTGGTTTGTTGGATGATTTTCATATTTTAGAAAATGACCATTTTGTGAATGTTTGTAATGCGCCTTCACCTGCGGCAACATCCTCATTAGCTATTGGCGATGAAATTGCCAGTCGAGTCATTAAAAGATTTTGA
- the msrB gene encoding peptide-methionine (R)-S-oxide reductase MsrB: MDKSEDEWKESLSEEEYYVLRQKGTERPFTGKYNDHKEEGKYLCAGCQQELFVSDAKFDSGCGWPSFDQSIDKTAVKESFDKSHGMMRTEITCSNCGGHLGHVFNDGPTETGQRYCINSVALKFTKK, encoded by the coding sequence ATGGATAAGTCAGAAGATGAGTGGAAAGAAAGTCTTTCAGAAGAAGAGTATTACGTTCTAAGACAGAAAGGAACCGAAAGACCCTTTACAGGAAAATACAATGATCATAAGGAAGAAGGAAAGTACTTGTGTGCCGGATGCCAACAAGAACTCTTCGTTTCAGATGCCAAGTTTGATTCTGGATGTGGTTGGCCAAGTTTTGATCAATCCATTGATAAGACGGCTGTGAAGGAGTCGTTTGACAAATCACATGGCATGATGCGCACTGAGATTACTTGTTCAAACTGTGGCGGCCATTTAGGTCATGTATTCAATGATGGACCAACCGAAACTGGTCAAAGGTATTGTATCAATTCCGTGGCTTTGAAATTCACCAAAAAGTAA
- a CDS encoding response regulator, with product MELVLQRPQRKESVKKYSILYVDDEPVNLRIFQHAFKRDYNVFTALNGFDALEILNDKKVDLIITDQQMPRMSGVDLLAKIVPKHPSIVRMIMTGFSDIGAIIRAVNEFGLDKYLVKPWDRDQLKVEFDKALEKKHLEDKSKSGKDGVDAADLAFSFLPDEGRLKEIFKDGFAIYDKNKSNKHGYWFGNVGDKSIAAFYNGANSKMNAIALNSYINMSLTEIVYKDGTLKGTDIIKNLASKIKSRFGAYGDIGSFDIAVVIVDNKSNKVTYSGANQDIYCSQDGGELKSVKGSSEAIDLNDFDGSIEQKTFDKVSTIYMVSKEMVNQIVPSDDPKVEGKNFLQMLKSYSKEPLKNQATQIDEILSGDNTKCMLALKIV from the coding sequence ATGGAATTAGTATTACAACGTCCACAACGTAAGGAAAGCGTTAAAAAGTACAGTATTTTGTATGTGGACGATGAGCCGGTAAATCTTAGAATTTTTCAGCATGCATTTAAAAGAGACTACAATGTGTTTACAGCACTGAATGGTTTTGATGCCTTAGAGATATTGAATGATAAAAAAGTTGATCTAATCATTACTGATCAGCAAATGCCACGTATGTCCGGTGTGGACTTATTGGCGAAAATAGTTCCAAAACACCCAAGCATCGTTCGAATGATAATGACTGGTTTTAGTGATATTGGTGCGATTATAAGGGCAGTAAATGAATTCGGATTAGATAAATACTTGGTTAAACCATGGGATAGAGATCAGTTAAAAGTTGAATTTGATAAGGCGCTTGAGAAGAAACACTTAGAAGATAAATCGAAGTCTGGGAAAGACGGAGTGGATGCAGCCGATTTAGCCTTTTCATTCCTTCCTGATGAAGGTCGATTAAAGGAGATATTTAAGGATGGGTTTGCGATTTATGACAAGAATAAATCTAATAAACATGGCTATTGGTTCGGTAACGTGGGAGATAAGTCGATTGCTGCGTTTTATAATGGAGCTAACTCTAAAATGAATGCGATCGCTTTGAATTCATATATAAATATGAGCTTAACTGAGATCGTTTATAAGGATGGAACATTGAAAGGAACCGACATCATTAAAAATCTGGCGTCAAAAATTAAATCTCGTTTTGGTGCTTATGGAGATATAGGCTCATTTGATATTGCTGTAGTTATTGTCGATAACAAGTCAAATAAAGTTACTTATTCTGGCGCTAACCAAGATATCTATTGTTCTCAAGACGGTGGCGAGCTTAAGTCTGTAAAGGGATCTAGTGAGGCCATTGATCTCAATGATTTTGATGGCAGTATAGAACAAAAAACCTTTGATAAAGTATCTACTATTTACATGGTTTCTAAGGAAATGGTAAATCAAATAGTTCCATCTGACGATCCTAAGGTTGAAGGTAAGAACTTTTTGCAAATGCTAAAAAGTTACTCAAAGGAGCCATTGAAAAATCAAGCCACTCAAATTGACGAAATACTTAGTGGAGACAACACTAAATGTATGCTGGCGCTGAAAATTGTTTAG